Genomic segment of Panicum virgatum strain AP13 chromosome 9N, P.virgatum_v5, whole genome shotgun sequence:
cagaaaaagaagaagaaatgtgCATGTAAATATTAGTCTCATATAACTAAAAGTAGGAATTAATCGAAGGTGAGAGGTTATGTGTACAAACATAACATAGGCAATATATATAATTCCCATGAGGTGAAGTAATTATTACCTCTCCTAGGTCATTGTTGTGCAGCCTCACTCCTCTAAGGTTCTCCACTGCTTGCTTCTTGTCTTCCATGAGCTCCTCCTCCATGTCAGCAATCTCAACCAACCGAACCGGTTCATCGACATGGACCGACTTCGAGGCGAATCCTGCAGACGTACCGATGCAGCCCATATGGTAGAAATTGTCCACCTCTTCTTTGGCCTTCGTCACCCCGAGCTCAACGAGGGAGGATAGCTCGTTGATGTAGTGGGTGCTGCTTGTGCCGGCACCTGGCCACATTTCTGCAgggtagctgctgctgctgctgccgttgaTTAGCTCCTGCGAGGCCGACGCGACGGAGAGGAACTCCTGAAGGATGTCAACCTCGTTGGGGTTGCTGCGGAGTATGCTTGTCTTTGTGTCGAGGCTGACGTCATGTGGAAAGTCCTCCACCTCCAGGGGAGGCAAGGAGAGTCTGTGCTGCAGCCTTGCACACTCCAGCGCGACATCGACCTGcgtcatatcatatatatgatATGCAGGCCAGTAGCTAGTtagcactaaatataattaagcGTTCTTTTCCTTCCTGTGTTACTGCGCTGAAATAATTACTAGCAGTTTTGCTACTATACTTTGCATACCTTGGATGGGAGGCATGAGAAGCTGGAAGAAGCTGGATTCATGAAGAAAGGATTGGTGGCGTTAAAGGCGTCTTCACTCAGGAACTGCATCCATTTGCCATCCTCGTGACCAGCGCTCATCTGCATCCCGAACCCACCATGCATCGAGTCCATTGGCGCCTCTGTCGGAAATGAGAAGCTGCTGCTCTCCAAGTCGTCACCTCTAACATCACTGGACAAGTCCAGAGTCGGGGAGCGGTCGACACTGCTTGCCATCCACTGAGGTTGCTCAATGGGGTGGTGCACGGCGCCATAATGCTCTATGATCTTTGGCCCAGGTGCTGTCTTCTTGAACACTCGGCATAATGCGTACGCATCCTGTGAACAGAAATGCAAATGGCACATATATATGTCAGAGTCAGACAAGCCTAATATAAACTATACCAGTCGTCCAGTAGTGGGGTGTACTACTGGTGTTTCGTACTAGAAGGTCTAGGGTTTCAGGAAAATAAAGAGTCGAAAACACATAGAGAACCCCAAAATTACAGTACTTAAAATATAATTGATTTATGCATAGGTAGTAATGTAGCACCTGTAAGCCAGTATCAGTCTCGCATTCCCTCTCGTCGAGGCGGTACTCGTGCATGACCCAGTCAGTGCGAGAACCATGTGGAGCTCGGCCACGATAGTACACCAAGGTCTTCTTCATTCCAACTGGACGCCTATGCGAGTTCACTTTTCTGTCCTTCCCAGTTGCCTTCCAGTATCCAGATTTTGTTGCACGGTTTGTCCTTGACCCGTTTGGGTACTTGCGGTCTCGGGGGCTGAAGAAGTACCATTCAAGGTCTTTGCTTGGAAGGAAGGATTTTTCTGAACATATAGTTAAAAATGATGTCAGACATAAAAACATACAGCATGCATGAATGCTACCATTTTATCTGTATAAATATGCGATAATCATCATTAGAACAAACTGCAGAACTCAAAGATTAAACACGATAGACGTCTACCATAGTTGAAAACAGAATTAGGCCAAGGTCACTTTCATAACTTGGAGGCTGTGCACTTTTTTCCCTATCTTCTTGACTTATGTCCATATCTCAAGTCCCTTTCCTAATTTCTTGCTTTATTTTGCCACTCAAAGAAGATAAAAGAATCATCTTTACTTCTCTTTTCATCAATGTTTTACTGCACTCATTTCATACAATGCTACGGGTAATTTTTAGTACGTGAATGACAAGCTTGAAAGCCAACAAGTGGATAAAGAGAATATATCTTTTCTTCAAATCTATGTGTGATTGTGACATGGACCAAAATATATAAGCTTTAGCTTTGTTGTTACTGGGATAAAggatttcttttccttttatttcaagcaGCTCAATGCATGGACATAGATATATATCTACGTGGTCACCTTTACACTTGGCAAAATTTTGCTATGCTGTATGGTTCTTTCAACCAAAAAGAGCAAGATCTATCtatacccccccccccttcgGTGCAAATAAAACGTTTGGAACTAAGACATAAACAGTCAAATATGCTTAATCAAATATAAACTGGAATGCTAAAAACACTGAAAACGTAAAGGCAACACATATATTAGACTGCATTTTGCAAGAGCTAGTGATGCATGTCAAGTATAATAGTATAGGTCGGTGAAGTGTCCGCCAAGAAGGGAACATGAGGTTATTCTTTCCTCAAGAGCAAGGATTGCTGTTTCTTGGGAGAGTGTAATAGTATAAGAATTGAATAAGATTGCTTAGAGTCTGCACACTACGGCATCCAGGAGACCAGGACAAGCAGGGTGAGAGATATTTATGTTCTTTCCGTGTTGGTAAAAAAGGGCGTAGTATGTTACAAACTTACAATCCTATCCCATGCAAATACAGTAATTCGTAATAGAATCACAACCTTGCAGTTGAGGCAATCGAAGGTGTTTAACAACTACTCGGAATGCTTAAGTTTATTCAACATAGCAAGCAAATTAAACCATGGAGAGAACTACATATATAGTGCTAATATAACTTCGTTCATCAAGAGTCAATACTGAACAAAGATCAATTGAacatatatgcatatatataccTGGCAAATCCCAGGGCTCGCACTTGTAAAGATCAACCTCCGGAATGATTTCAAGCTCTATCTGTTTCCCGTTGATCTTCCTCTTAAGGTAGTAGATGATGAGTTCCTCATCAGTGGGGTGGAACCTGAAACCTGGAGGCAAACTGACGGGCGCCATTGCTCCCTCTGCTCTTCCTCTCAAAACTCTCACAGCAAAAGTGTGCTTATTAGAGCTTGGCAGGCGGCTGGCAGCAAGGCTATCCGAAGCAAAAAATGTGGACAGCCACACCAAGCCTGCACAACGAGCTCTATATGAATGAATGATCAGCTACCATTAATGTACAAAACCTGAAACATGAAATAGCAGAAAGATGTAAGTTGCAGAAAATTAACCAAGATTATCTACGCATATGTAAACTAAGAGGTGTAGTAGAGAGGATCGCAGGAGAAAGAGGAGACCTTGGCTAATGGCAAATGCATGAgcaggaaggagggagggaaaCGGGGAGAGGAGGGACTGTGGCTTTATAGCAAAGTTGAGAGATTATTTTATGCTGGGATTCTTGTCATCTTTCACATGAAGCTATATAcgtacctctctctctctctctctctctctctctctctctctcttaaacTTTGGCTTTTGCTTTTCTGTTGTGTCCTGTGTCAGTTGGCTTTATATCGGTGAATAGAAATATCTATCCCAATCTTCTCTTCTTGTCTTTGGCAGCCAAAGCGAGCTGTTGTAGCTGCAGGATTGTGTAGGGTTGCTATTGGCTGCTTTGTGGGCCACCAGAGCGATGCCTAGTCAGCTCCCGTTGGAAAGGGTGAGGGGCCCAAGGTTGGTACTCGATTCCCACACTTTTTTTCCCGCGACTTCCCTTTGACGGTTTACGTCAGTCACGTTCACACACGCGGCCCCATGAAGATTTGCCGGGGACCCTGCCTGCCTCGATGCCTGTGCCTGCATGATTAGCAGCTAATACATGTACTAGACTACCAATACTTTGCCAGGAACGATTAACTGTCTCAACTGAGTGGCAACTGCGGCCTAAAGTTTACCTGTTCTGCTTCTGCTCTCGCCTCTCTCGGCGTTCCAGAAATCCAGAGTGAATATGTCTACTGCATGATGTTTACATCATGATACTtgcaagtcaagctagctacgACAGCTGAATCGTTCATAAAAGGCACTGACTGGATTAGCTGGTTCACCAGTACTGAAATCTACCTTTCAGAAAACCACTCCTGATGAGTAGAAATAGGTAGTCCACCCGTGAAATAAATCTACTTTCCAGAGAAGTAGCTAGTTCAAGGATGTTGCTCACCATGCTGAGATTTCACCTGTTGCCAACAAACACAAAGATCAATATGGCAACTGTAGTTGCTCATCAGCTGTAGCAAAAGTTACCATGAGACGAAAGGTTTAGACGACGACTGTTGTTCACCTAACGTACGTAATGCATACCGGTACTAGTTTGACATGCACGCAGTGATTGTGTTTGCTATCTCGATCGATTTCTATGACTGAAACCAGCGCCGCCAAGAACGAACCCAGCAGGATCCTAGAAAAGACTGTGCTCAGAGTTCACACTGGAAGGACTGAAAAGACTTCTGTTGGAGCTAGCGGCAACAATTACTATACTGTCAAAGGACCCACTAATACCCGCAAGACTTCATTCACATCTGACCAACAATGATCCCATTTCACTGAATTTGGGGGGTAAAATATCATTACCCACAAATTAAACCACCGCCCTTTCAGAAGTCGGCAGGAACCTAAGACTAATAAGAGCCATTTTCTCCAAAAGAGCAGAAAGGAAAAAAGGTCCAAATCAGAACCTGTGAGCTGAATAAGACAGCTGCTGGTTGTGTTGTGTTGTCCAGTAGATAGCCGGCCGATTTCATTGGTCGATGATCCAGTTTCACCTCCAGAAGCCCATTCTCATCAGCATCCAATGAGCCAGCCAATGATGCAGCAGTCAGCAGCTAACGTAAAGGAAAAGGTGGTTATCCACCGAAGGTACTGCGATGCCCCGACTTTGGACACGTTCCCCTGCTAGGCCTACATGGCAAGTGCAAGGGCTGGGTCCCGGGAGCTTTCGAGGCCCCCAACTTGC
This window contains:
- the LOC120692096 gene encoding uncharacterized protein LOC120692096 isoform X1 → MAPVSLPPGFRFHPTDEELIIYYLKRKINGKQIELEIIPEVDLYKCEPWDLPEKSFLPSKDLEWYFFSPRDRKYPNGSRTNRATKSGYWKATGKDRKVNSHRRPVGMKKTLVYYRGRAPHGSRTDWVMHEYRLDERECETDTGLQDAYALCRVFKKTAPGPKIIEHYGAVHHPIEQPQWMASSVDRSPTLDLSSDVRGDDLESSSFSFPTEAPMDSMHGGFGMQMSAGHEDGKWMQFLSEDAFNATNPFFMNPASSSFSCLPSKVDVALECARLQHRLSLPPLEVEDFPHDVSLDTKTSILRSNPNEVDILQEFLSVASASQELINGSSSSSYPAEMWPGAGTSSTHYINELSSLVELGVTKAKEEVDNFYHMGCIGTSAGFASKSVHVDEPVRLVEIADMEEELMEDKKQAVENLRGVRLHNNDLGEIVVEGDENNPTECITQYPISVTADNSGEAGHLTDPTDARGLDTAPIFSQSQPDDFAIGFDDVNPNTSFDLLYDEKVDVKHGLFISRVGAAKTFFHRVEPSTKVSLHLNPLASDVSKAIEKFHFPISVTTKVSGRVSIFSKFKALIRDKFLVTKSSSYQRSLGNKETATVSELLQIVSLLLTPKEVTGPTTTEQELVKKKAEKVMKPEFGCEGSDAWLVPLSKRSKGISSMFFSGKWAFLTSALAIRTPGCNH
- the LOC120692096 gene encoding NAC domain-containing protein 86-like isoform X2, translating into MAPVSLPPGFRFHPTDEELIIYYLKRKINGKQIELEIIPEVDLYKCEPWDLPEKSFLPSKDLEWYFFSPRDRKYPNGSRTNRATKSGYWKATGKDRKVNSHRRPVGMKKTLVYYRGRAPHGSRTDWVMHEYRLDERECETDTGLQDAYALCRVFKKTAPGPKIIEHYGAVHHPIEQPQWMASSVDRSPTLDLSSDVRGDDLESSSFSFPTEAPMDSMHGGFGMQMSAGHEDGKWMQFLSEDAFNATNPFFMNPASSSFSCLPSKVDVALECARLQHRLSLPPLEVEDFPHDVSLDTKTSILRSNPNEVDILQEFLSVASASQELINGSSSSSYPAEMWPGAGTSSTHYINELSSLVELGVTKAKEEVDNFYHMGCIGTSAGFASKSVHVDEPVRLVEIADMEEELMEDKKQAVENLRGVRLHNNDLGEIVVEGDENNPTECITQYPISVTADNSDCRRSRSPDRSH